The window CTCCCCTCTCTGGTGCAGGTGATCGTCGCTCTGTCCAGCCACCTCAGTGCGGTGGAGTCGGAGAAGCAGAAGCTGCGTGCCCAGGTGAGGAGGCTGTGCCAGGAGAACCAGTGGCTGCGGGACGAGCTCGCCAACACCCAGCAGAAACTGCAGAGGAGCGAGCAGAGCGTGGCCCagctggaggaggagaagaagcacCTGGAGTTCATGAACCAGATCAAGAAGTTCGATGATGACGCCGCCTCCCCTTCCGTGAGTCTCGGACAAGGCTGTGGCCGATTACAATGGCACTGTGGGATTTGTAGGTCGTTGCCATTAAATGGCATTGTGGGATTTGTAGTTTGTTGCCATTACAATGGCATTGTGGGATTTGTAGGTCGTTGCCATTACAATGGCAAGCAAACAAAATCTCTTAATTATGACACTGATACATGATGACCATCTGTTACCAGTTGTTTCACTAGGTGGCGCTGGTGCTTGACAAGGTATGGTCTAGCCTTTGTAATAAAAACTCTGTGGCTGGCTGTTTCTGGTAAATCTACATTCAAACTATGTAGAGCTGATAAAATATTTCCAGTGACCTAATATTCTGTCCTGTCAAGGAATGTGGTTGATTTGTGTTCAGTCATTCCACTCCGCTCCTGTAGATGGCAGTGTTGTAacattatccccccccccccccccccccccccccccaagtacaAGAGTAATCCGTGGCTTTTGAACCCGTGTTTCCTCTCAGGATGAGAAGGGCGCTGAGACCTCCAAGGACAGTCTGGATGACCTCTTCCCCAACGATGATGACCAAGGGCAGGGTAGGTGTTCTCAATCAGGTCTGggaacaagactcctattgcacagcagtgtgatccagtccaggttttactgctaccagcttgatcagccccagtgtgtctagctaacaagctcaggtgtgtctgattattaaactcgcagtgaaaccaggactggatcacactgctgtgcaacgagAGTCTGTTCTCCATCCCTGCAAtgtttactctgtgtgtgtgtggagttctGATCTCctgacagtctctctctctctctctctctctctctctttcagcacagtttgtttgtgtgtgtgtgtgtgtgtgtggagctctgATCTCctgacagtctctctctctgtctctctctcagcccagcagcacagcacagtgtgtgtgtgtggagctctgATCTCctgacagtctctctctctctctctctctctctctctctctcagcacagCAGAGTCAAGGCTGCAGCCCagcacggtgtgtgtgtgtgtgtgtgtgtgtgtgtgtgtgtgtggagctctgATCTCctgacagtctctctctctctccctctctctctctctctctcagcccagCAGCACAGCAGCGGCGAGGCTGCAGCCCAGCACGGTGGGTATGAGATCCCGGCTCGGCTCCGCACCCTCCACAACCTGGTGATCCAGTACGCCTCCCAGGGGCGCTACGAGGTGGCCGTGCCGCTCTGCAAGCAGGCCTTGGAGGACCTGGAGAAGACCTCGGGCCACGACCATCCCGATGTGGCCACCATGCTCAACATCCTGGCACTCGTCTACAGGTCAGGGGTCAGGGACTGCACTTGCAGAactattgttattttgttacttatttggcagacgcctttatccacttACAGGTGCTACAGGGTTTAGTTTtgagactttttatttattatataggggggcagcagtgtggagtagtggttagggctctggactcttgaccggagggtcgtgggttcaatcccaggtggggggacactgctgctgtacccttgagcaaggtactttacctagattgctccagtaaaaacccaactgtatgaatgggtaattgtatgtaaaaataatgtgatatcttgtaacaattgtaagtcgccctggatatgggcgtctgctaattaattaataaataataataatgcggttcaatatttaaatgcagtataattatttaaatagatCTATaactctgactctctctctctctccctgctgtgTACTGCGTTCGTCTGACCTACACACCATGTCATTTAGTTTAGTATTTATTTGTCTTTATTCAATTTGGCAGTGAAGTATCTGGGGAAAACCACACAGCGacgtggaattcaatatgttcacgtaacattatttagcagctCTCATTCGACTTCAGGAAACCATagtagttcattctacagggggaGGCGAAACCTTTGGTCAGAGCTGTGTGGCTGCAGACCCAACGCCTTTCTTTCTCCCTTCTGATAGGGACCAGAATAAATATAAGGAGGCTGCCCACTTGCTGAATGACGCTTTAGCGATCCGGGAGAAGACGCTGGGAAAGGATCACCCTGCGGTGAGGAGAGAgacgcgtgcgtgtgcgtgtgtgtgtgtgtgtgtgtgtgtgtgtgtgtgtgtgtgtgtgatgagtaaataactggtgagcaatttttttttttcaatgggctcatccgtTTTGATATTTCCTTTTCAATACAcggtctcttgaccggagggtcgtgggttcaatcccaggtgggggacactgctgctgtacccttgagcaaggtactttacctagattgctccagtaaaaacccaactgtataaacgggtaattgtatgtaaaaacaatgtgatatcttgtaacaattgtaagtcgccctggataagggtgtctgctaagaaattgcTCGCTGGAGATTATCAAAAATACTGCGTGAGATAGTGTGTGGTAAATGAGACTTGAATGTCCACCCACAGGGTTGATTCGTTTTCAACGCGCCTGTGTTGTGATTTTCAGGTAGCAGCCACTCTGAATAACCTGGCAGTGCTGTACGGCAAACGAGGGAAATACAAGGAAGCCGAACCGTTGTGCAAGAGAGCCCTGGAGATCAGGGAGAAGGTAGGGACTTCACCAGGGGCTGCCTGGCCCCTCACCCCCCTTCTTAGCACTGCATCAGGGGGagggaggcttgagaggggtgggGGGTAAGCTCTATCGCTACTGCCTTTGTgaatttttcaaaaagtaattagcgggggttccgaaaaatatagcgtggCACGtacccacgtgttgctacaactgtttacctgagatttcttttcattgttaatatcctgacaactttttacgctTTATagctttgaagtctgtttcaaagctctttttaaaatgtccgctctagtgcactggggtttgagatctgtcctctaaatcaaaaTTAATAATTGATTGGGGTGTTTTAATAGACATTATGTCTGCTAATGATGCTCAAATCGTGTTGAAATGTCAAAATCTGGTAACGGAATTCCTCGGAAATCGCGGAATTTTCAGACTCCCGCGGAATTCGCAGTGTTCCACGGATTCTCTGTATTCTGCAgccacatcatcatcataataatccTAAACAGACTGCTAAAGGGACCTGAAGTATTCTACTTTTGTTAAATTTAATAACGCCTTCAAAAAAAACTAGGAGTTGATGAAAGACTGGAGTTGAGGCTTTGAAAATGGGGCTCAGTTAGAATCCTCATGTTCTGTGATGATTTTAATGACAAGTCGACATATTCGACAGGAAGTACTTGACCCGTAAACAGATATGATTTATGCCGACTTCATTTATAAGCTGTTATTAATACAAATCCTAAACACACAAGACGCTCCGCAGAACACTCCACAGATGTCTACTTAATAAATAATGCTGTTGCGTATTTCCCCTCGGATTTGCTGTGCCTCTGGTGACGTGTGCGTTTGTGTGTCAGGTTTTGGGGAAGTACCACCCAGATGTGGCCAAGCAGCTGAACAACCTGGCCCTGCTGTGTCAGAACCAGGGCAAGTACGAGGAGGTGGAGTATTACTATCGCCGCGCCCTGGAGATCTACGAGTCCAAACTGGGATCGGACGACCCCAACGTGGCCAAAACCAAGAACAACCTGGTGAGCCCAGCTGGGACCGGGCCAGCTTCATCAATCCCGTAATAACCTGGCTTGAGAGTTCACCCCACACTGCCAGGAGGTCTAGCTTCCCTACAAGTGTCGGTTTAATCGATTTTAATACAggataagactcccgttgcacagcggtgtgatccattctaggttttactgctaccagcttgatcagccccccagcgtgtctagctaacaagctcaggtgtgtctgattattaaacttaTAGCGaaaccagggatgggaatcagactcccgttgcacagcagtgtgatccattccaggttttactgctaccagcttgatcagccccccagcgtgtctagctaacaagctcaggtgtgtctgattattaaacttaTAGCGaaaccagggatgggaatcagactcctgttgcacagcagtgtgatccagtccaggttttactgctaccagcttgatcagcccccagtgtgtctagctaacaagctcaggtgtgtctgactattaaactcctagtgaaaccaggactggatcacactgctacgcaacgggagtcttatttctatccctgaaaCAACTTGTAATGGTCTTTAGTAGATAGGGACTGCTTTGAGTAGCGCGATATATTTAATGATAATATTAAAGTAGTAGATACATAGATGCCAGATAAATGCTTCAAAAGATTATAAAGTAGCCTGACCTGAGTGGGTTAAGAACTGGTTTGTCGGTATGGCTCGATTAAGGCGGCACAGCTCTGCATGATCTGGATTCGGACTGGGTTTAATGgggcttctctgtgtgtgtttccaggCCACCTGTTATCTGAAGCAAGGCAAGTTTAAGGACGCTGAAGCTCTGTATAAAGAGATCCTGACCCGCGCTCACGAGAAGGAGTTCGGATCAGTCAACAGTAAGGCCCGGTTCTGTCTCCACTGCTTTGGTCAGCGAGTCCGGTGTGATGGGTTCTAACCACGCAATAGAAAGAACTGATCTCTTATCTGTAGCGcaagggttagaaactcacaccagagctcccctcaatgaagtctagtattattaatattaatattgaaatgatcaggagccaggagtttgagcagggttagaaactcacactagccctgctgctgctgctgctgcacccagtcctggggttcagaactcccctcagtgaagtctagtattattattattaatattgaaatgatcaggagccaggagtttgagcagggttacaaactcacaccagaactcccctcaatgaagtctagtattattattattaatattgaaatgatcaggagccaggagtttgagcagggttacaaactcacactagccctgctgctgctgctgctgcacccagtcctggggttcagagctcccctcagtgaagtctagtattattattattaatattgaaatgatcaggagccaggagtttgagcagggttagaaactcacactagccctgctgctgctgctgctgctgcacccagtcctggggttcagagctcccctcaatgaagtctagtattattattattattattattattattattattattaatattgaaatgatcaggagccaggagtttgagcagggttagaaactcacactagccctgctgctgctgcacccagtcctggggttcagagctcccctcagtgaagtctagtattattattgaaatgatcaggagccaggagttagTGTTGCTTCAAGGTTTTACTGTAaatattcatgtttgtttttatttttttccctctcctcctcctcctctcaggTGACAATAAACCCATCTGGATGCATGCAGAGGAGAGGGAAGAAAGCAAGGTAAAACAACTGGACCGTCAACACAGTGCGTCGCTGCGGCTGTGATGCAGGGAGCAGCGGGCGGGCTGGTCtgatgtctgtgttttttttttgtttaggatAAGCGCAGAGACACGGGTGCCTACGGGGAGTACGGAAGCTGGCACAAAGCCTGTAAAGTGGACAGGTACAGTAAGATTATATTTAATATCTACAACTGTAgggatgtgtcattgatatccctTATAcacccgcctgcatgaaaacacctctgcGTGTGAgaatttccgctcagtaatctgTAGAAACAACAGCCGCTCCTGTGTGAAAATGCGTCAGACCGCTTCGTGCTTTTAAATTAGGTAAACAACTTCTGAAGTCTCCTGCGTTTTGactgtggctctgtgttccttttctctatATTTAATGAACTGCCTATTTTTAAAGTCgtcaattaaattagaccatcGCTAATTTGtctttttgacaattttccaagattcgGTTCCAGCGGTTTGATTTTCGTAAACGCAACAAATCTGAACTCCAGAAGCGAAGGGTGCTCTAATACCTGTAAGGTTTGAAAGGGTTTATTTTGTCTCTAAAACTTGACCTGTGGATTTTTTTTCATCTTCCAGCCCTACAGTCAATACCACTCTGAAAAGCTTGGGGGCGCTATACCGGCGCCAGGGCAAACTGGAAGCAGCAGAGACTCTGGAAGAGTGTGCCACCAAGACCCGCAAACAGGTAGCATTGAGAGCTCTGGTTacaactgagggactgggagggagggaggcagtgtggctctagtggaggtgaggagggactgggagggagggaagcagtgtggctctagtggagctgaggagggactgggagggagggaagcagtgtggctctagtggagctgaggagggactgggagggagggaggcagtgtggctctagtggagctgaggagggactgggagggagggaggcagtgtggctctagtggaggtgaggagggactgggagggagggaggcagtgtggctctagtggagctgaggagggactgggagggagggaggcagtgtggctctagtggagctgaggagggactgggagggagggaagcagtgtggctctagtggagctgaggagggactagtagggagggaggcagtgtggctctatggttggagctgaggagggactgggagggagggaagcagtgtggctctagtggagctgaggagggactgcgAGGGAGGCACAAAAAACTAGAACCAGAGGatacacagctggaaattaagtggacaCAGGCAGAGGGCAGGAGACggttctttacacagagaatggtgAGGGTTACCAAGGGTTACAAGCCACGTTGTTGATTCTGAATCGCTCGGATCCTTGATCAGTCAGCTGTTTGGAACCGGACGAGCGCTGAGGGGCTGAACGGCCTCCCCCAGCTCGTCGGTTTTGACTCCAGTTTGCCGTGATCgagcccctcctctctccccaggGAATGGACGCCATCAACCAGACCAGGGTAGTGGAGCTGCTGAAGGACGGGGCCCCGGCAGGGGGGGAGCGACGGCAGAGCAGGGAGGGGCTGAACGGGCCTGGGGGGTCCAGAGGGGAGAACCAGACCGACGGGGAGGAGGGGGCCGAGTGGACCGGGGTGAGGATGAGAAAAGAAATCAATATAATCAAGAGCGACAGCGATCGGCATGAAGAGAATTGGtgcgtttttcattttccaatatgCTTTCAAAATTCAACATGTgacctctcttgctctctctctctctctccccctctctctctgtcttccccctctcttctctctctctctctctctctccccctctctgtcttcccctctctctctctgtcttccccttctctctctatctgtcttcccctctctctctctgtcttctccctctccaccctctctctccaccctctctctctgtcttcccccttctctctctctgtcttcccccttctctcccccccccctctctctctctcccccctccctgcAGGATGGCAGCGGTGTCCTGCGCAGGAGCGGTTCCTTCGGTAAGATCCGGGACGCTCTGCGCCGGAGCAGTGAGATGCTGGTGAAGAAGCTCCAGGGCAGCTCCCCACAGGAGCCTCGCAACCCAGGGTGAGAGCACCTCGGGGCTGGGCAGGAGGCGGAGAGGCTGAGGGAACGCAAAGCCACTGTGTGGCTTGGGAATTTAGGAGACTGTTGTGGAGCTGTTGGAGTTTTTAGCAGTTGgtgatcccaccgctgccaccaatgCAAGGCTGCAGAGTAGCTTTTGTAAGAGCAGTAAACAATCTCTGGGAAGCAGAACTGTGAAATATTTCAGAATTTTCAGAACAGGTGACTCGAGAGCTCTGTGTGATGTTGTAAGAAACTACAGAGCTATGATGCCAGTTCAATCCTGGCTGAGCCACtgactctctctgtgtgtgtgtgtgtgtgtgtgtgcgtgcgtgcgaccctgagcaagtcactgaacctccttgtgctccgtccttcggatgagacataaaacaaactgagctcctattggaagtgactctgcagcagcagcagttgttgatgaagtatagttcacccccaagtctctaagtcactttggataaaaaataataataataataataataataataataataataataataataatgattgaatAGGCAGCTGATTAGCGGTTTGGGATTGGGGTTCAATCTCTCCGCTAACctccttgttttttttatcctgCAGAATGAAGCGAGCCAGCTCCCTTAACTTCCTCAATAAGAGCGTGGAAGACCCAATCCAGGTACCACCACAGCTTTCGAAATCCTCCTAGAAACTCCATGACAGTCGTTTCGACTGGGAGTCTTTCTCCATGTCGTCCGTTTTTGGAATCGGTTTTGATTGCTGTGCTTCTGTTACTGGGTGATGTGAACTCCACTCTCAAGTGGAAAAGCGTGAAGGATTTCTGAACTGATTTTGCAGGTATTAGACGTGGAAGTAATCTGCTCACAGATTTCTAAAGAAgactttttgtcttttaaaacaaattctACAAGCTGCGTTCTTTCAACAGGAAATGCAGCAAGGAAAATACTgcaaaatattctttttttttttattagggttCAAAGACAATGATGTCCGACtgcctgatttatttatttatttatttatttatttttttaacaatttttcttTCTCGTTCCAGCAGTCTGCCAGCAGCCTATCCGAATCCAGGGGACTGAGCGCCAGCAACGTAGACTTATCAAGACgcagctctctgattggctgaagaGGGAAGGCCCTCCCCCAGGTGTCCCCGAATCCCGCCTGACCGAAACGCCAACATTCCCATCTTCCGGGgaaaatagaaaatgaaaacaaacacatttttttttaatttatttatttttttttatttaaaatgtcttttgcctttttgaccccccccccccccaaaaaaagtttttttgccATGACTTGCACAGCTCACAAGAGCTGTCTACTGTATTTAACAAGTTTTTACTGAAACAACAAAGCCAGAAAGCCATAAACACAGTACAAATCAGCATGCTGCTTGTATTTAATAGACCAGAAGTGTTTTTTTAGGGGTTGTTTTGGTTGGATAGTGGCCCCTAGTGGTGATTCTGTATATTGCATTGTGACGGGAGCGCTCACTGAGCGTGCTCAGAACGGAGTCACCAGGTTGGTACCAgtcagtacagattaaaatggattttaaacacATTAGTTACTGCACAGAGTTAAAGACCTCTCTGTTTGTTAGCATTCAGGTAGTCACCTGGAGAGAGAAATTGTCAACGCCTTCTTTACTGCCACTAACCAACCAGTTGCTTCCCCCTATTTGACTGACATGccttgcagccagtaacatgcacCTAGGAAGGGCGACAGACCGACAAGGCGAaagtgtgctgtatttatttttaagtgataaaaaatgtatattttctctCTTCTTTCAGAAATAGGAAGTTTTTACGAGGAACTACCTATTACACAGCAGTCTGGAAATTTCATGGGAGTTGTGAATCATTGATTCTATAGACAAAAATAGCTagaatgtgtgcatctttcaaaactccacattttGAGATCAAGATGGCGAACGGAGCTGGCTTAGTGCCAGTAAAAACAAAGTCTACTGGCATTTGTTTCAGCCTCTTTGGCTACTTGGCTTCCTGTGAAAAACACACCACagtgtttgtttaaaagaaatatatacagcttaaaaagcacacacacacacacgaaaggCATGAGCCAATGTGAACGCTTCTCTCCTGCAAATGTAATCACTATCTAGTCaaattgtttaaaacaaataaacatactgctGTAGAATTGTAAAAAGTTTAGTGGTTAGAAAATACTGTAATTATGATAAGCCGAACCTTGAAAGAAAAGGAGGAGTTGTGAGATGATGGGAATGCTTATAAACGATGACTGGAACTGAAATAATTACATTGGAAGCAGCTTCGATGGAATGCTATTGGGGTGCGTTTGCAGAACATGTCTGTTGTCGTGTCATTTTTTCCATGTGTGTAGAAtctcacacctgagcttgttagctagaaacactgggggctgatcaagctggtagcagtaaaacctggaatggatcacactgctgtgcgataggagtctgattcttTACCAATGGATTAAACCTTTATCGTATTAGCTGACACAGTGCCATTAAAGCAAATTAAGCATGAAAGTTAACCAGAAGATTATAAGCATAAATGAATGATTACAGGGATTGAAATACGattcccgttgcatagcagtttgatccattcctggttttactgtatgAGTTTAATAAGCCACACCTGAGCTTATTGCCTATAAACACTGGGTCTCACTTGTTATaagacctggaatgggtgaaactgctatgcaataggagtcttagttTGAATGCTCCACAtgcaacactgccccctagtgggaGTTACCGCTTGATAGCTGGCTTCAGTCTGCAGCAGGGGTGAGGAATTCcggtcctggtttttgttccaactgtaccctaaattaattggtccaattaagtaattagggtacagctggaacaaaaaccagtagGAACATGAAAATGAGCATTCAACACACGTGGAGGATAAGACAATAGACAAGCTCTGAAAATACTAGCACATCCATTAAAGGGGAGTCAGCTTCTATAGCAAGCTCATTTTTGGACGGCAAAACTCCCCTTTAAAAGACCCTTGATTTTCAAATGCTAGTTCATTCAAAAACAAATATGTGAATACAGTTGCTTATATTGAATCACACGTGCATTTGAATTATTGTCTGTATATATAGGtatagatgatgatgatgatgatgatgattattattattattattattttattaattatttttaaaaaaattggggGGTGCATATAGTATGGCGTTTGTTTACAGCCGACATGTCTAGTTTAAAACAGAATTTCTGCAAAATCAGATCTTCAAAACCAAGTACGTATTACCCACTTAAAGGCAtgcatttattgtgtttgatAACTGACaaaggattctttaaaaaaaacaaagaaaagtagCCTTGGACACATTGCCTAATTATTGCACCCCTACCTTTCTCAAAAGTTAAAAGCGACCTTGCAACCCCCGACCTATTGCATAGTGGTATGCCCTGACCCCCCTCCCGCTATGGTTTCTTCTGATTTTGCATAATTCCTGTTGTGATCTGAATCTCTTGTCCCTGCAGTGTGGAGGTGTAGCGACGCGCAGGCGCCAGTCACGATCACGTGGTTCCCAGACCCCAAAGCGCGACTATTTTAATAAAAAGGTTCAATAAATATCCAGTTTGCAAAACGATCTGTTCATTTGTGATCGTGTCTTATTTACTGTTGCCTATTTtcggtttcaaaaaaaaaaaatgaatggattTTTTATAAGAGATAGTTGGGACGCgcatcttatgtttttttttttaaacctgtggtcctgggttcaaatctgtctCCAAAGTTGCGTATGTATTAGTAagcgccagcgccatctagtgctcaGCAAGAGTATTGCCAGAAAAAGTAAAATTCAAAATTCTGGTCATACGCGATGGTTGACGTCACACATATCTAAGGCGAGAACCGAAGAACAAGCTGCTGGACTCGGGTGAAAACAGCTTACCAcagattacatatatatatatattgtagcgtgcacgggggaaggcagcagtagggctggtaggtgacgtaatcacacacagagacataagcccgatatacgctccttgcaaaggagccggctcttttgtacagcggtatcggcgctatgcttcagtgtgagaggacccgggttcgcgcccgccctccgcctgtgtgtggatttcctcgctctgtgtgatgcgcctgcctgcgggaaccgagaacgctacaatatatatatattgcatcatAAAAAACGTATTGCCAAAGTAAACCAAATTTGAAGTAACTGTAACAGCTGTAgttcaatccatttttttttgtctgaccgGTTAGATTGTTAGTTGATTGAAGGACCAATGCCAAAACAAAAACGAACGAAAtgtattgtctttatttttttgtgattactcgttttaaaaaaaaactacaattcccagcaTTCCTCTTTTCGGGCGCTGTGGCGCACGAGCGCGCAGCTGGAAAGGCACGTCTGGCTACGTCACTGCCGCACCTGCGCAGCCATCTTGTATCGGTGAGGAGTAGAAAAGATAAGGAGAGGAAACCGAGGCGAACAGAGAAAGAGAAACGACGAACATTCACGATAAAAACCAGGAGAAATTCAACATTACCAAATAGACAGCTGACCCTGGACACGACACAAGACGGCAACTgcgaaaaaagaaagaaatagacagctgaaaataataacaaaaaaggaaaatCGTGTTAAGATTTCATTTCAGTATAACGACCAGCCCCGCATTCCCTGCTCGAGTCATGAATCCGGAATAGTAAGTAATGATTttatccttgttttgttttttccttgttTTGTACGAGCTAATCTTCATCTTCGGGGTGTTTGTGGACGATGGCACGGCGGTGACATCTCcgctttgtttatttaatatgccAAGTGTTTTTACTGTGTGtcggacacaaaaaaaaaaaaaacaagacttgaaaaaatataaaatacggTTAGACTTTAATTTCAGAGTCCAGCATCCTTTCTAGTCTTAGCGAAAGGAGGCAGCTGTTTGTTCATTGTGTGAAGCCATGATGATAATAAATACTCCGTGTATTTAATACCCCAGTCGCATGATCTCGGCGCGGTGTGGTAATTCATGGTTGGTAAATATCGGCCTAGtagtaatatataatatatatatatatatatatatatatatatatatatatatatatatatatatatatatatatatattgtggtgttTCGTAATCTTGGGTCGAGCTGTCCGGTTCTGCAGCTTGTCATCAGCGTCTTGAAATCGGTGCAGAAAGTTGAAAACTGCTTTTGTCAGCCGGCTAGAATGAAGCGACATgtccttgtgttttttta of the Acipenser ruthenus chromosome 43, fAciRut3.2 maternal haplotype, whole genome shotgun sequence genome contains:
- the LOC117967877 gene encoding kinesin light chain 2-like isoform X2 translates to MSTMVYPREEKLDRLTQDEIVLNTKAVIQGLETLKNEHNSILSTLLGSMQSLEKERGSQEASSVQEKTGLLRKSLDSIELGLGEAQVIVALSSHLSAVESEKQKLRAQVRRLCQENQWLRDELANTQQKLQRSEQSVAQLEEEKKHLEFMNQIKKFDDDAASPSDEKGAETSKDSLDDLFPNDDDQGQAQQHSSGEAAAQHGGYEIPARLRTLHNLVIQYASQGRYEVAVPLCKQALEDLEKTSGHDHPDVATMLNILALVYRDQNKYKEAAHLLNDALAIREKTLGKDHPAVAATLNNLAVLYGKRGKYKEAEPLCKRALEIREKVLGKYHPDVAKQLNNLALLCQNQGKYEEVEYYYRRALEIYESKLGSDDPNVAKTKNNLATCYLKQGKFKDAEALYKEILTRAHEKEFGSVNSDNKPIWMHAEEREESKDKRRDTGAYGEYGSWHKACKVDSPTVNTTLKSLGALYRRQGKLEAAETLEECATKTRKQGMDAINQTRVVELLKDGAPAGGERRQSREGLNGPGGSRGENQTDGEEGAEWTGDGSGVLRRSGSFGKIRDALRRSSEMLVKKLQGSSPQEPRNPGMKRASSLNFLNKSVEDPIQSASSLSESRGLSASNVDLSRRSSLIG
- the LOC117967877 gene encoding kinesin light chain 2-like isoform X1 — encoded protein: MSTMVYPREEKLDRLTQDEIVLNTKAVIQGLETLKNEHNSILSTLLGSMQSLEKERGSQEASSVQEKTGLLRKSLDSIELGLGEAQVIVALSSHLSAVESEKQKLRAQVRRLCQENQWLRDELANTQQKLQRSEQSVAQLEEEKKHLEFMNQIKKFDDDAASPSDEKGAETSKDSLDDLFPNDDDQGQAQQHSSGEAAAQHGGYEIPARLRTLHNLVIQYASQGRYEVAVPLCKQALEDLEKTSGHDHPDVATMLNILALVYRDQNKYKEAAHLLNDALAIREKTLGKDHPAVAATLNNLAVLYGKRGKYKEAEPLCKRALEIREKVLGKYHPDVAKQLNNLALLCQNQGKYEEVEYYYRRALEIYESKLGSDDPNVAKTKNNLATCYLKQGKFKDAEALYKEILTRAHEKEFGSVNSDNKPIWMHAEEREESKDKRRDTGAYGEYGSWHKACKVDSPTVNTTLKSLGALYRRQGKLEAAETLEECATKTRKQGMDAINQTRVVELLKDGAPAGGERRQSREGLNGPGGSRGENQTDGEEGAEWTGDGSGVLRRSGSFGKIRDALRRSSEMLVKKLQGSSPQEPRNPGMKRASSLNFLNKSVEDPIQQSASSLSESRGLSASNVDLSRRSSLIG